From the genome of Malus sylvestris chromosome 13, drMalSylv7.2, whole genome shotgun sequence:
GAGTACGTCTCCAAGGTTCCTTTCTTCCTTCCCaccacaaaccctaattctcattttctttaattttcttgtatttgtttgattgttgcttttttttttgggatttcgATTGTTCATTTTTTGTTAAATGTATGATTTGGTTTGTTGGTGAGATCTTCGTGAAATTAATCAACGTGAAAATGTGACTTAGTCTCgtttaaaaatgtttttaaaatgaccgaAACTCTTTTGACGAAAATGTTGTTAAAACCAATCATCAGTAAAAATTCAAGCGGATGTTAAAAAAAGTACTTTATCTAATGCTTCTTCCAAAATCAATTTCacaaaaaatgtttttagttGCGCATCCAAACGAGAGCTTGAACATACCTAAATATAGTGTGCCCCTAAAAGTATTGTCCTAACTTGGAGATCTCACTCTGGTTGGTTGCAATCTCTTCAGTTAGCCTGCCTCTTCCTGCAGGATCTCACACTGTGCTTGCTTGCATTCAGGTTAAAGATCTTGTGGAGGCGTCACGGACTTACGACACATTAGAAAGCCTTATAGATTTTGATGTTGCTAAAGGCACGGTGAAATCCCCCGGAAGCCATTCCCGTAATCTGCGCCGTGTCCGGCAGGGTCTCGACCTCATCAGAGCTCTATTCGAACAATTCTTGTCTACCGAGTATGTTCAAACTTTTGTTGTGCAAACTGCAGTTGTGCTTCATTCTGCAGATTTTCGGTTTTAGATATTCTTCCTTCTTTTGCCTTTCAGTGACTACTCTTTGAGGGAAGCAGCTTCAACAGCTTATGCCAAAGTGTGTGCGCCATACCACAGTTGGGCAATCAGGACAGCGGTTGCTGCCGGAATGTATGCTCTTCCGTCGAGGGATCAACTGCTGGTGAATCTCGAAGAGACCCGTAAGTCTAAAAGCTTTTCTCCGTCCAGAAACAATGATCTCCAGTTTTGTATGCTGTTTATTTCTAAAATGCAATCAATTTCATTCCAGATCAGTCagcagagaagaagatgaaaaggTACATCCAAGCGTCGCGTCCGGTGATCGAATACATCGACAGGCTATACCTTTCTAAGAACATCACCTTGGACTGGTGACTTCAGTCTTCATCTATCTCAGTAGGCGTCTACGTTAACGTATGGTTCGTTACGATTACTTCTTCGCTAATACGGGTCTGTACATAAACGTTATTTACCTTGTTACAAGAGAACTATATGTTTATAGGAGGCTATTAATTAGACTGCAATATCAGAAGTTTATAACTGCTAGAGATGGTGAATATTATTACACAGCGATGGGTTTGTACTTTCTACCCAAGCAATCCCCTCACCGAGTTCTATCAAACTATTTAAAAGTTACTATTTCCctgtttcaaaattttctcaaCAGTGACTGATGAAGCAATGCAAATtcttaaaatttcaaaacaaaatgaaGTAAACACAAGCAGAAAATGCTAGAAATTACTGCAAGAGCGTGTTCCTTAGTTGGGCATCCCGTTCGATAGACACACCTTTCCTTTGTCACTGAGGGTCAAAAACATTAATCCTTGGGAGTCCTGAAACACCAACTACAATGTGAGGCTCTCTGGGTTCTCAACAATCTTTGCAAATGTCTTGAGGAAGGCAGCCAAATCAGCACCATAAACAATCCGGTGATCAGCAGTTACATTCACCTGTAGAAAGAACCATATTCCAACTCAATTAGGTTACCTTTTGTACAAATTTCAGCAGGTTCAGCGAAATTGTGTTCAACTAACAAATTGATAGAgcgcaaaaagaaaaatatacggTATAGAGGAACCTAGATGTTAAATCCAATCAATAATGTAACATATTGATGTTTCTGGAAATAGATCAACTACGAAGCAAGGGTTGTTCCCCTCCTTTCACAGAGAGGTTTATAAATATAAGATTGTTTCCTTCCTCTTCCGACAAGATTAATTGACAGTTGCTTTCAGTAAAGCATGTCACATGCCAATTTATACAAGTTTGATGTACTGGTGGAAGTATTCTTTTGAGTTGTGTATAAGTTCGTTTAACAGACTCATCCCTTGTATACGTGTGAAACTTAACTTATAACCTTGTAAAGTACGagaaacaacatcaacaaaatagTATACATTACGGAGAAAACGCAAAGACACTCACCAgcattttactttttacactGAAGAATCCATCTGTATCAGCGACAACAGTTGGCTTTGAAGCTCCAACAGCCATGATAGCCCCCTGATTGTCAATCAAAACTTCAGCAAGCAgctaaaaaatcataaaaaatagaACAATCCTATCGATTCATGAAGACAAAAAATTCTCgtattaaaggatcaaaactcACCTGCCCTGGTGGAAGAATAGCATCAAACCTGTCCACTCCAAACATGCCCAAATTGGACAAGGTGAAAGTTCCTAcaaagagttcaatataacttaATGAGTATAAAACGAAAGCAAGTAGGTAAGAACTGACAGAGAGTTTGTAAGTAAAAACCTGTTGTGTATTCGTGGGGCTGAAGTTGCTTTGAACGGGCCTTCTCCACTAACTCTTTCCATTTCTGGGATAGCAAATACAAATCCAACTGCACAAACACATACAATTCAACCATCGATAATCAGAACACAAACTACTAAGAACAGAAGCACTAAATGTTGAAGACGAAGGTTCCGCTACTAATTGCATCGAGGCCTTTAGATAAAACCCCAAACCGACTAAACAAATGGTTAAGTTGCGGACAGTATTGGTGTTGATTAGTAATGGTTCATCGACCACCTTCGAAATCTTAACACTACAATACCaacaaataatatattattcaCAAGTAACAGACCTTATCAGCATCCTGAAGAACAGGGGTTATGAGTCCTCCATTGATTGCCACAGCAACAGCAATGTTTATGCTGCTGTTATACGAAAAGCTCTTCCCGTCTTTGCAGCTCGCATTCACAACCGGGTGCTGAGCAAGTGCCATAGCAGCTGCCTTGGCCAACAATGCAGTCATTGTCACACCCTTTGGTTTCACCTGTTGGACAATTTCAATGAATTCACCCCAAAATTCCAGAAATTCAAACACCAATCAAACCCAAATGACATTGCAAACCAACAATCCAATTAATCCAAACACTATCCACAATGTACCTTCTCATAAAGGGCGTCGATGGCGTCACTGTTAATCGGGTAGCCGACCCGGAAAGTCGGCACCGAGAGACTTTCGACCATGTTCTTCGAAACAGCAGCCTGCATCGTGGTAAATGGCACCACGGTTGAGCCGGGAAGCAGAGGCGGGGCTGCAGCAGAAGGCTTGGGTGGAGCAGCGGCCACCGGAGTGGGCTCGGCGGCGACGGGTTTAGCAGGCTTTACAATTCCGGCGGCTGCCTCCACGTCAGCAGGCGTAATTCGGCCAAATGGGCCGGTGCCCACCACGGAGGCAATTTCGACCTTGTGCTGCTTGGCTAGCTTCTTAGCAAAAGGAGTGGCCACGCCCTTTTTGGCAGTGTAAGTAGGAGTAACAGATGGAGCAGGCTGGGCAATTGCAGGGGCGGGAGTGGCGGTAGCAGGAGGAGGCGTGGGCGTAACAGCTGGGGATGAAGAAGACGATGTGGATTTGGCCTTTTCCCTGGCCTCGGCGACTTCCTCTTCGGTCTCAGCGAGAAGCCCGATGGCGGCGCCGACGGGAGCGGTCTCGCCTTCCCCGACGACGATTGCGGCGAGAATCCCGTCGTAGAATGTCTCTACGTCCATGTCGGCTTTGTCAGACTCGACGACAACGACGCTCTCGCCTTTGGAGAGGACGTCGCCCTCGGATTTGACCCAGGAGACGATCTTTCCCTCGGTCATAGTGGAGCTGAGAGCAGGCATGAAGATCTCCCTGATCTTGGATTGGACGGTGAGGGTGCGGCGGCGAGGAATGGAGCGGAATGCagtggaagaggaggaagaggcgGGGGAGGTGCGCCATGGGAGAGCTGTGGagatggaggaggagaaggaaatgGTGGTCTTGGAGAGGAAAGGAGACGACGCCATTGGAATGgattgggagagagagagagagagagaattgaatTGGGAGATAAATGGAATGAGAAGGGAACGGAGAGAAAGTTGATAGAAAAAGAGAGGGGCGGAGAAGACGAGGGAGAGAGTTGGTTGGAGGCTTTGAGCTACCCGCAGCAAACTGGGGAGCTTTAGATTGTTTTCATCGCCTTTCTTCTGGCACCCGCCCACTCCCACTCTTTCTCGTTACTTGTTTTACGATTTTACtcgtatttatttttcatgattttctTTTCGGTATTTGGTTGGTATGTGGTTAGCTTTGATTCATATATCGTCTATGATTGATCCATCTTTTGCGTTATTTGAATGATACGTAGCCACTATTTGATGTTTCAGGATTTGATGGATGTATCGTCAATATTTAATCGGTATGttatatatgatatatcaacATTTGATCGATATATCGTATTTGCTCTTAATTTGTAAAATGATTGTTTTGTTCAATATACGCACAAAAACTTTAGCTACATTATGTTCATATTTTGGAGAGGGGATAGGGGTTATATCAGTAATGAACTATTACTAATAGATTTTGTCATTTAGGTGAGTCAAATTTGATATCAAACACTTATAATTAAAGATGAATAGTGTTAGTGATATTTTTTACATATACATGTACAAACTTATTTCGACCATAAAAGAGTATGATTCGGTCCAAACTTCacttctttttgtgtttttaacatATCAACATTATACTACTCTAGCATATAGGTACTTAAACTTGAGTGCATGTGAGAGAGAGCAATCAAATCCAAGTGATACCTTTCTATTTAGTACAATTGTACAAATAGGAGGTGCATTCAATGCTTTGGaccacttttttattttttttagaattttaacgaaaaacttatagtactgtttattttaacgaaaaatcacatttttacactaaaaagtcgaTCCTTGTACCATTTACTTTACccattattttgtccttatcgttaaaactaaaagttttcaaacattttcataattttttttaattgttgacAACAGGACATAAGCctaaagaataaaaaagaaaaattacataaaaatattaCGAAGCCACGACACTTGACTTTATCTGCAATTATTAATtgacaaccaaaaaaaaaaaaaaagcttactAAAAATAAATGGATCACCTATCTTTATCTTGCATTCCACGCTTTTACTAAGAAtttatgaaatgtgaagaatacCAATAGTTAACCTTTACAAATCTTCACTCCGTCTTGCAAAAACCTTTCGGATTTTGATTATGTGATCCAGTCAACAACATGGGTCGGGCCAGATATGAATTTTGATTCATGAACCGAGGATTGCtcgttttaaataattttaggtCGAAGGCAGTCAGGGATTGATGGGCACtcgattttgttgatgcacaaaatcagcgaggactttggtacaacagaaagtgtcaggtttgtgaccttcgcttggttgcttcgatcactagtgaagataagtacgtaaatgaatagggacagggaagcaaacacaaaatgtacgtggttcacccagatcggctacgtccacggagtagaggagttctcattaattgtgaagggtttacacaaatacataggttcaagctctcattttgtgagttctagtgaatagtttagtacaaaatgacattagagattattgtgggagaatgatccctatttatagaggagagtttctagttttgttctaacatcgacacgtgtcgtgttgtgattggcttctgatgttgacacatgtcgagctgtgattggcttctgatgtcgacacgtgtcgtattgtgattggcctcctggttgaagggaagctcttctaggtccttgacggtataacgttgaccggtgctcagtagtttcgggattggtcaagtatggtacaaacagtgctcccctaagttcccgagtgagggaagctcctcggttggggacttgcaagatccaagccgctgagtaatcacgaaacttctaagtaccgaggtgtggtatcgtcttcacttgccttatctttctcataggtagatgtggcatcttctctggaagtacgcttcctccatccaggggtggtatctttaaccgatgaagatgcacaaggtaatgtatcaatttcacttgaagcttacttgtagtttcgggcttggtcaaatgcgatacaaaccctatagtaggagtcccccaagtcgccgagctaggagatctgccgaaagaggtgacagacaaggtaagcagtcaaacttccaagcaagcaacccaggatcagaggtttgacttcggcttccggttgattgttctcattctgcTTGTCTCTCATTcgactgccaggataaggagaagcaaatggataagagatgatatgagatacttttgcttttgaagaagtaactttccacaggcttattcttgaactgtgctggaaggttttctggttccctccagagtataaggccgactcaagaatttgagggtcaaaacaagtccatcaaatatagagtacgttcgaccttgatgatatgggatacttttgctgttgacggaatagtgaatgtggtatggaaaggtgtcgtgatgtagtgatctgtttcagctcatcgttgacccttctgcttcaatcttttgcatggcagaagtggtgtgcaacctttgcatgtaaatggtccttcagaacattccttcatagtgactcatccacgcttggcagcttcagtgtaaagagccaatatctgatcaactgtcatgaggtatttgccggtggaattcgtgaccttgacagcagttggggatgagtactcgagagcaatgctaagtaagcaaccaggcaaaggttccaggcagtcagttccagattggaggtttgatttcaggttccgactgactgctctctttctccttgtcctgcaggtgtggacaaggacaaagacaaagacagggagaaagcatgatatgggatactcttgctctcgaccctgatgatatgagatactcttgttcttggtgtggctgatttgctgaggtattatcggggggaaataaagctgagtatttcgagaggttatgttgagggtgccttctcgaatgcaagaaagggttgagcatttttgcaggtttgcctgtccgttgaggagggaggtcgatgtatatagggatttcccaataacaagtagtaatgctattcctttacccttcttggtcacagcaatgtagtgggagctgccagcttcacgtgttttaactttgtcagagcactttgaaaaagtggtatgtggtatctggaaagctgatgttacgtgtgaagattacagacaagctttatctaaggaaatctggctctcgaagttctgagagttgtgcctcttcggttttcgaacaagcaatcccgttgaggatctgactctcgatattcggaaagcggtgatacttcggtttttgagaaagtaattatgttgggagtcttttctcgaatgtgagtaaaggttggacgttcttgccaacctgtcttgccgcaaaacaccgaggtcgacacacatagggactttccagttgtcaagcagtggtgctgttcctttacccttgtgggtaatagtagggtagctggaacttcgaaattctcgtgcctaaactttgtcagagatctttgacaaagttatatgtggtactcgaggagttgatggtgcatttggagagcggtgattgaacagtaagattcacgtgctttctacttcaccagaaatcttcgacagattgcccgtaatttccccaaagctgagtgtgcatgtgacaggtgctgacgaggctgaaaaagcaggtgcttcttcgatttctgagatcggccctcgtggtctctgagcagcccagcttttgagaaagcaaacgcctcttcgatttctgaagctccgtcgaatgcagatttttatagaggctggcattaagttccacagcacacttgaatctctaccagtagaagctcccttcttgcacttctaagatcttgatttgtctgacctcttccctcttcaacacatttgaaaatgtctggaccctccgaccgtcgttttgacttgaaccttggagaagagacaaccacgccttctccagacaacatatggcgcccatccttcatatcccctactggtcctcttaccgttggggattctgtgatgaagaatgatatgaccgctgcagtggtggccaggaaccttctcactcccaaagataatactactttccaaacggtctgatgagttggctgttaaggactatCTGGCTCttaatgttcagtgtgcaggttctgtgtctaatatggcccaacgcctatttgctagaacccgccaagttgaatcattggctgctgaagtgatgagtctcaaacaggagattagagggctcaagcatgagaataaacagttgcaccggctcgcccatgactatgctacaaacatgaagaggaagcttgaccagatgaaggaatctgatggtaaggttttacttgatcatcagcggtttgtgggtttattccaaaggcatttattgccttcgtcctctggggctgtacctggtaatgaagcttcaaatgatgaaccttcaatgcctcatccttctagggttttgtcaagtactgaggctccggataaccaccctccggtgctttctctttctggggctctaccgactgctgagacttcccctaagcaacctttgtgaaggctcccttttgtttgtttattttgactcatgtatatgtacatatttgtggcttatcgaaaatattaataaataagctttgattcatttcaacatattgtgttaaatacaccaatgccttcttcagaaagttctttgaattttttcttttgttgaaacctgtattgttgaagctttgtgagtgaagcgtgtagtttgaggtagtgttcccttaatttcccgagtaaggaaaacttctcggttgaagacttgaaaaatccaagtcactgaatgGTTGTTAGACTGtcaagtatcaaggtgcagtagcatatggtgggagtcccccaagtcttcaggcgaagagagttgccgaatgaggtgtctcgcttgttactaatttgtcaaagtaacgaatccttgtttcgatgtcacacattcgtatatgctttatctaaaaatatttccaacttttgtgtgtttgatgctgcatgctattgactagacaagatcaagtgcaattagtagcttttctctctttttcatcttttctttggtggaattgcttttcgtttccactaatcagc
Proteins encoded in this window:
- the LOC126595517 gene encoding ACD11 homolog protein-like, with translation MTLTAKHGGGTRAMDGIAMAESTSTPPLTEIVEAFEELGKILQSHSHNSQRKQHQTLRLDTFSQASTLVSILFSCLGLAFKFAEMEYVSKVKDLVEASRTYDTLESLIDFDVAKGTVKSPGSHSRNLRRVRQGLDLIRALFEQFLSTDDYSLREAASTAYAKVCAPYHSWAIRTAVAAGMYALPSRDQLLVNLEETHQSAEKKMKRYIQASRPVIEYIDRLYLSKNITLDW
- the LOC126595515 gene encoding dihydrolipoyllysine-residue acetyltransferase component 4 of pyruvate dehydrogenase complex, chloroplastic-like produces the protein MASSPFLSKTTISFSSSISTALPWRTSPASSSSSTAFRSIPRRRTLTVQSKIREIFMPALSSTMTEGKIVSWVKSEGDVLSKGESVVVVESDKADMDVETFYDGILAAIVVGEGETAPVGAAIGLLAETEEEVAEAREKAKSTSSSSSPAVTPTPPPATATPAPAIAQPAPSVTPTYTAKKGVATPFAKKLAKQHKVEIASVVGTGPFGRITPADVEAAAGIVKPAKPVAAEPTPVAAAPPKPSAAAPPLLPGSTVVPFTTMQAAVSKNMVESLSVPTFRVGYPINSDAIDALYEKVKPKGVTMTALLAKAAAMALAQHPVVNASCKDGKSFSYNSSINIAVAVAINGGLITPVLQDADKLDLYLLSQKWKELVEKARSKQLQPHEYTTGTFTLSNLGMFGVDRFDAILPPGQGAIMAVGASKPTVVADTDGFFSVKSKMLVNVTADHRIVYGADLAAFLKTFAKIVENPESLTL